Proteins co-encoded in one Flavobacterium sp. M31R6 genomic window:
- a CDS encoding acyl carrier protein — translation MSREATIEQLKNIVKPYVQNQEAFDSLTEETDFVNDLRINSANLVDVILDIEEKFDIIIDNESMEKMVNVKAAIGVIETELLKQ, via the coding sequence ATGAGTAGAGAAGCGACAATAGAACAGTTAAAGAATATAGTAAAGCCTTATGTTCAAAATCAGGAAGCATTTGATTCTCTTACAGAAGAAACTGATTTTGTGAATGATTTGAGAATCAATTCGGCTAATTTGGTTGATGTGATATTAGATATTGAAGAAAAATTCGATATTATAATTGATAATGAATCGATGGAGAAAATGGTCAATGTAAAAGCAGCTATTGGTGTTATAGAGACCGAATTATTAAAACAATGA
- a CDS encoding beta-ketoacyl synthase codes for MKNRVVITGLGVVAPNGVGLDTFQHAIKNGISGIKHFEELERLKFSCQIAGMPDVSSELALQYFSELELKNFNATGILYGVIAGIDAWKDAGLSMKVQEEPDWDSGTIFGSGTSGIEKFRESIYKIDDLKCRSLGSTTVIQTMNSGISAYLAGKLGLGNQVTTNSSACTTGTESIIMAYDRIKSGQAKRILAGSTSDSGPYIWGGFDAMRVCTFRHNDSPETGSRPMSTSASGFVPASGAGALVLEDLEAAMARGARIYAEVLGGNLNSGGQRGLGTLTAPNPMAVQKCIQNAMRTAGITGKDVDLINGHLTATSKDSLEISNWSMALGRRGVDFPYINSLKSTVGHCLSAAGSIESVASILQLHQGFIFPNRNCEDLHPEITEIIDSSRIPLQLIEKDLNIVMKASFGFGDVNGCVVFKKY; via the coding sequence ATGAAAAATCGAGTTGTTATAACAGGTCTTGGCGTAGTCGCTCCAAATGGGGTAGGTCTTGACACGTTTCAACATGCGATTAAGAACGGAATTTCCGGAATAAAACATTTTGAGGAATTGGAAAGATTAAAATTTTCGTGCCAAATTGCTGGAATGCCAGATGTTTCTTCTGAATTGGCGTTGCAATATTTTTCTGAACTAGAACTTAAGAATTTTAATGCGACAGGGATTTTATATGGTGTTATAGCGGGAATTGATGCATGGAAAGACGCCGGCTTGTCAATGAAGGTGCAGGAAGAGCCCGATTGGGACAGTGGGACTATTTTTGGATCGGGAACCTCTGGTATTGAAAAATTCAGAGAAAGTATTTATAAAATTGATGATTTAAAATGCAGGAGTTTGGGAAGCACCACTGTGATCCAAACAATGAATAGTGGGATAAGTGCTTATTTAGCGGGAAAATTGGGTTTGGGCAATCAAGTTACGACCAATTCTTCAGCTTGTACGACTGGAACAGAAAGTATTATTATGGCGTATGATCGTATAAAATCAGGTCAAGCCAAGCGTATTTTGGCTGGAAGCACCAGTGATTCCGGTCCTTACATTTGGGGAGGATTTGATGCTATGAGGGTTTGTACATTTAGACATAACGATTCTCCTGAAACAGGTTCAAGACCTATGTCGACGAGCGCATCAGGGTTTGTGCCTGCTAGCGGGGCCGGTGCTTTAGTTTTGGAAGATTTGGAGGCGGCTATGGCAAGAGGCGCTAGGATATATGCAGAAGTGCTAGGAGGAAATTTAAATTCTGGAGGGCAAAGAGGTTTGGGTACCTTAACGGCTCCAAATCCTATGGCTGTTCAAAAATGCATTCAAAATGCAATGAGGACTGCTGGAATTACAGGTAAAGATGTTGATTTGATTAATGGCCATCTTACTGCTACGAGTAAGGATAGTTTGGAAATTTCGAATTGGAGCATGGCTTTAGGTAGACGAGGAGTGGATTTTCCTTATATTAATTCATTGAAATCAACTGTGGGACACTGTTTATCGGCTGCGGGGAGTATAGAAAGCGTGGCCAGTATTTTGCAATTGCATCAAGGTTTTATTTTTCCGAATCGTAATTGTGAAGATTTGCACCCAGAAATTACCGAAATCATCGATTCGTCAAGAATTCCATTGCAACTGATTGAAAAAGATTTAAATATTGTCATGAAAGCCAGTTTTGGATTTGGAGATGTGAATGGATGTGTTGTTTTTAAAAAATATTAA
- a CDS encoding 3-hydroxyacyl-ACP dehydratase FabZ family protein, with product MEKKDIISKLPYSKPFLFVDEIVRINEDGVEGEYTFDENLEFYKGHFKGNPVTPGVILTEVMAQIGVVCLGIFLLNEKLNSMSVIALTSTSIDFLKPVFPNEKVTVISQKIYFRFGKLKCKVSMKNAKEEIVCSGIIAGMIV from the coding sequence ATGGAAAAAAAAGATATAATTTCAAAATTGCCCTATTCCAAACCTTTTTTGTTTGTGGATGAAATAGTAAGAATTAATGAAGATGGCGTGGAGGGAGAATATACTTTTGATGAAAATCTGGAATTTTACAAAGGTCATTTTAAAGGAAATCCAGTTACTCCCGGAGTGATCTTAACGGAGGTTATGGCTCAGATTGGGGTGGTTTGTTTGGGAATATTTTTATTAAATGAAAAATTAAATTCAATGTCGGTAATCGCCTTAACATCAACTAGTATTGATTTTTTAAAGCCTGTTTTTCCAAATGAAAAAGTAACTGTAATTTCTCAAAAAATCTATTTTAGATTTGGAAAATTAAAATGCAAAGTCAGTATGAAAAATGCAAAAGAAGAAATTGTTTGCAGTGGAATAATTGCAGGTATGATAGTTTAA
- a CDS encoding type III polyketide synthase encodes MSVKIKCVAKQLPKFSRTTEEILPFLDIWLEGQEERFIRKVKKIFEGAGVDKRYSIMDPLEVFENTSFEDKNDIYIREVIDLGEKVLSKALKKARWLPEDLDYIITVSCTGIMIPSLDAYLINSLKLRQDIVRLPVTEMGCAAGISGIIYAKNFLQANPGKKAAVIAIESPTATFQLNDFSMANIVSAAIFGDGAACVLLSSVEEEEGPEILAEEMYHFFDNIHMMGFKLTNSGLQMVLDIDVPETISSHFGDIIHPFLKKNNLKISDIDHLIFHPGGKKIVQIVENLFFDHGKNIDDTKAVLKLYGNMSSATVLYVLERFMDKKPEKGSKGLMLSFGPGFSAQKVLLQF; translated from the coding sequence ATGAGTGTAAAAATAAAATGTGTTGCCAAGCAATTGCCAAAGTTTTCAAGAACTACAGAGGAGATTCTTCCTTTTTTGGATATTTGGTTAGAAGGTCAAGAAGAGCGTTTTATTCGAAAAGTTAAAAAAATTTTTGAAGGTGCAGGAGTAGATAAGCGTTATTCGATAATGGATCCGTTAGAGGTTTTTGAAAACACCTCATTTGAAGATAAAAATGATATCTATATCAGGGAAGTGATTGATTTGGGTGAAAAAGTCCTGAGCAAAGCATTGAAGAAAGCCCGATGGCTCCCTGAGGATTTGGATTATATCATAACTGTGAGCTGCACTGGAATAATGATTCCTTCGTTGGACGCTTATTTGATTAACAGTTTGAAATTAAGGCAGGATATAGTGAGATTGCCGGTGACCGAAATGGGTTGTGCGGCGGGAATTTCGGGAATTATATATGCAAAGAATTTTCTTCAGGCTAATCCAGGTAAAAAAGCGGCGGTTATTGCGATTGAAAGTCCGACAGCTACGTTTCAATTAAATGATTTTTCGATGGCGAACATTGTGAGCGCTGCAATTTTTGGTGATGGAGCGGCCTGTGTTTTGCTTTCATCAGTTGAAGAAGAGGAAGGTCCAGAGATTTTGGCAGAAGAAATGTATCATTTTTTTGACAATATTCATATGATGGGATTTAAGCTTACCAATTCAGGATTGCAAATGGTTTTGGATATTGATGTTCCGGAGACGATAAGTTCTCATTTTGGCGATATTATTCATCCTTTCCTGAAAAAGAATAATTTGAAAATATCAGATATTGATCATTTAATTTTTCATCCGGGAGGAAAAAAAATCGTTCAGATTGTTGAGAATCTCTTTTTCGACCATGGAAAAAATATAGACGATACCAAAGCTGTTTTGAAGCTTTACGGGAATATGTCAAGCGCAACCGTGTTGTATGTTTTAGAGCGATTTATGGATAAAAAACCCGAAAAAGGCTCTAAGGGCTTGATGTTGAGTTTTGGACCCGGATTTTCGGCTCAAAAAGTATTGCTGCAGTTTTAG
- a CDS encoding methyltransferase domain-containing protein, translating to MLVNTKHRTGNPEIMDDFTLEGDALKLALDKIAQINQLLGGNRLTLKGVAKLLKNESNSSPVTIVDVGCGNGDMLRKLADFGFQNNLNLELIGVDANPFTVNYAIDLSRNYPNIKYRCEDVFSQSFNELKFDILLCTLTLHHFSNDEIIELLTIFNRNSKLGFVVNDLHRNSVAYRLFQGFCFVFRMNKMSREDGLTSILRGFKKDELIAFSENLRFKKYSIQWKWAFRYQWIVEK from the coding sequence ATGCTTGTAAACACAAAACATCGGACCGGTAATCCTGAAATAATGGATGATTTTACTTTGGAGGGAGATGCTTTGAAATTAGCATTGGATAAAATAGCGCAAATAAACCAACTTTTAGGAGGGAACCGATTGACTTTGAAAGGTGTTGCGAAATTATTAAAAAATGAATCCAATTCAAGCCCGGTCACAATTGTAGATGTTGGTTGCGGTAATGGGGATATGTTGCGAAAATTAGCCGATTTTGGTTTTCAGAATAATCTAAATCTGGAATTGATAGGGGTTGATGCAAATCCATTTACCGTGAATTACGCTATCGATTTGTCCAGAAATTACCCCAATATTAAATACCGATGCGAGGATGTTTTTAGTCAATCTTTTAATGAGTTAAAGTTTGATATATTACTTTGCACCTTGACTTTACATCATTTTAGTAATGATGAAATCATTGAATTATTAACGATATTCAATAGAAATTCCAAACTAGGTTTTGTTGTGAATGATTTACATCGCAATTCAGTTGCGTATCGATTATTTCAGGGATTTTGTTTTGTTTTTCGAATGAATAAAATGTCACGGGAAGATGGCTTGACCTCTATATTGAGAGGTTTTAAAAAAGACGAGCTGATTGCATTTTCGGAAAATTTGAGATTTAAAAAATACAGTATTCAGTGGAAATGGGCTTTTCGCTACCAATGGATTGTGGAGAAATAA
- a CDS encoding NAD(P)/FAD-dependent oxidoreductase, whose product MITNKLVTIVGGGLAGLTAAIHLSKIGLHVIVIEKNEYPKHKVCGEYISNEVLPYLNWLSLDISELNPTHISKLDFSTPNGKLINCDLPLGGFGVSRFALDAFLCKKAIENGCEIVQDNVDDIVYKNGFFTVSTLKSRIITSEIVIGAFGKRSNIDQKLKRGFIQEKSHWLAVKAHYSGEFPNDLVGLHNFEGGYCGVSKVENNAINICYLASYESFKKYKSIEEFQSQIVNNNPHLKQIFDTNKMLFETPLTISQVSFDKKASVENHILMIGDTAGLIHPLCGNGMAMGIHSAKIVSELIGDFHTGKIKSREELEKKYVAEWNANFKKRLRIGRVLAFILQKQKVSAFLMKIMIEFPSLMPFIIKQTHGKVIAVK is encoded by the coding sequence ATGATTACTAATAAGTTGGTTACAATTGTTGGAGGAGGATTGGCAGGGCTGACGGCAGCAATACATTTGTCAAAAATTGGTTTACACGTTATTGTTATAGAAAAAAATGAATATCCAAAGCATAAAGTTTGCGGCGAATACATTTCAAATGAAGTTTTGCCTTATCTGAATTGGCTTTCGCTGGATATTTCAGAATTAAATCCTACTCATATCTCAAAATTGGATTTTTCAACCCCAAATGGAAAATTAATCAATTGTGATTTACCACTTGGTGGATTTGGTGTCAGTAGGTTTGCATTGGATGCGTTTTTATGTAAAAAAGCTATCGAAAATGGGTGTGAAATTGTTCAGGACAATGTAGATGATATCGTTTATAAAAACGGCTTTTTTACTGTTTCGACTTTAAAGAGTAGAATCATTACTTCTGAAATTGTTATTGGAGCCTTTGGAAAACGATCTAATATTGATCAGAAATTAAAAAGAGGATTTATTCAAGAAAAATCACATTGGTTAGCTGTGAAAGCCCATTATTCAGGTGAATTTCCCAATGATTTGGTGGGTTTGCATAATTTTGAAGGAGGGTATTGCGGTGTTTCAAAAGTCGAAAATAATGCTATTAATATTTGTTATTTGGCAAGTTACGAGTCATTCAAGAAATACAAAAGCATTGAGGAGTTTCAGAGTCAAATAGTAAATAATAATCCTCATTTGAAACAGATTTTTGATACGAATAAAATGCTTTTTGAGACTCCATTGACGATCAGTCAAGTGTCATTTGATAAAAAAGCAAGCGTAGAAAATCATATTTTGATGATTGGGGATACTGCGGGTTTAATCCATCCCTTATGTGGTAATGGTATGGCGATGGGGATTCATAGTGCCAAAATAGTTTCTGAGTTGATTGGTGATTTTCATACAGGCAAGATAAAATCGCGAGAGGAATTGGAGAAAAAGTACGTTGCAGAATGGAATGCTAATTTTAAAAAAAGATTGAGAATTGGTCGTGTTTTGGCTTTTATACTGCAAAAACAAAAAGTCTCGGCTTTTTTGATGAAAATAATGATTGAATTCCCGTCTTTAATGCCATTTATTATAAAGCAGACCCACGGGAAAGTAATTGCCGTGAAATGA
- the dnaX gene encoding DNA polymerase III subunit gamma/tau, which produces MEQFVVSARKYRPQTFKDVVGQKAITNTLLNAIENNHLASALLFTGPRGVGKTTCARILARKINQPGYDDPNEDFAFNVFELDAASNNSVDDIRNLIDQVRIPPQTGQYKVYIIDEVHMLSSAAFNAFLKTLEEPPKHAIFILATTEKHKIIPTILSRCQIFDFKRITVKDAKEHLADVATSQGVAFEDDALHIIAQKADGAMRDALSIFDRVVSFCGNNLTRQAVTENLNVLDYETYINVTDLILENKIPDLLMAFNDILSKGFDSHHFVSGLATHFRDLLVSKTPATLVLLEVGEQAQKMYGIQAQKCSQDFLLKGIDIANDCDLKYKASQNQRLLVELCLMQLASITYDGEKKKLSNL; this is translated from the coding sequence ATGGAACAATTTGTAGTATCGGCACGTAAATACCGTCCCCAAACATTTAAAGATGTGGTGGGACAAAAAGCGATTACCAATACATTACTTAATGCCATAGAAAACAACCATTTAGCTTCCGCTCTATTATTCACTGGACCTCGTGGTGTTGGAAAAACAACTTGCGCTCGTATTTTGGCTCGAAAAATAAATCAGCCAGGTTATGATGATCCCAACGAAGATTTTGCTTTTAATGTCTTCGAATTAGATGCTGCTTCCAACAATTCAGTTGATGATATCCGAAATTTGATTGATCAAGTGCGTATTCCTCCACAAACCGGACAATACAAAGTGTATATCATTGATGAGGTTCATATGTTATCTTCGGCTGCTTTTAATGCTTTCTTGAAAACATTGGAAGAACCGCCAAAACACGCCATTTTTATATTGGCTACCACCGAAAAACATAAAATAATTCCAACGATATTATCGCGTTGTCAGATATTTGACTTTAAAAGAATCACCGTAAAAGATGCCAAAGAACATCTTGCTGATGTTGCAACTAGTCAAGGTGTCGCTTTTGAAGATGATGCACTCCATATTATTGCCCAAAAAGCAGATGGAGCGATGCGTGACGCTTTGTCAATTTTTGACAGAGTAGTTTCTTTTTGCGGAAATAACTTAACCCGTCAGGCCGTTACCGAGAATCTAAACGTCTTAGATTACGAAACCTATATTAACGTTACCGATTTAATTCTGGAAAACAAAATCCCAGATTTATTGATGGCTTTTAATGATATTTTATCAAAAGGTTTTGACAGTCATCATTTTGTTTCAGGATTGGCTACACATTTCAGAGATTTATTGGTGAGTAAAACACCTGCAACACTCGTATTACTAGAGGTTGGGGAGCAAGCTCAAAAAATGTACGGAATTCAGGCTCAAAAATGTAGTCAGGACTTTTTGTTGAAAGGAATCGATATTGCCAACGATTGTGATTTAAAATATAAAGCCAGTCAAAATCAACGACTTCTTGTCGAACTTTGCTTGATGCAACTAGCCTCTATCACTTATGATGGAGAAAAAAAAAAGTTGAGCAATTTATAA
- a CDS encoding DNA polymerase III subunit gamma/tau: MEENLKGFVKEENTNLPSEAFTETEMLLQWTKYAQRLGEKGFKIMESLLLINDPKLDGTSITFELPNEGSKLDFEKEMIGLLGHLRGHLHNHDITIEVNVNESIEIRRSFTDQDRYNRLLEINPNIELLRTTFGLDLDA, translated from the coding sequence TTGGAAGAAAACTTAAAAGGATTTGTAAAGGAAGAAAACACCAATTTACCTTCTGAGGCTTTTACAGAAACCGAAATGCTTTTGCAATGGACTAAATATGCTCAGCGTTTAGGAGAAAAAGGATTCAAAATAATGGAATCCTTATTATTGATCAATGATCCAAAATTAGACGGTACCAGCATCACTTTTGAACTTCCGAATGAGGGATCAAAATTAGATTTTGAAAAGGAAATGATTGGTCTTTTAGGACATTTGCGTGGTCATTTACACAATCACGACATTACCATCGAAGTGAATGTAAATGAAAGCATCGAAATAAGAAGAAGCTTTACTGACCAGGATCGTTACAACAGACTTCTGGAAATCAATCCAAATATTGAATTATTGAGAACCACTTTTGGCTTGGATTTAGATGCCTAA
- a CDS encoding acetate uptake transporter, translated as MENKTANPAPLGLLGFGMTTILLNIHNLGFFPVSAVIISMGIFYGGLAQIIAGILSYKNGKTFAGTAFTSYGFFWLTLVGIWLFPNTGFEMAGTTPAPFFGCYLTLWGIFTAFMWWGTWGGSKVQQFVFLSLTILFFVLAIEKFTGIEALSPVAGVIGVICGSSAFYLAVAELLEETKNKRVLPY; from the coding sequence ATGGAGAACAAAACAGCTAATCCAGCACCTTTAGGCCTTTTGGGCTTTGGAATGACCACAATTTTATTAAACATCCACAATTTGGGATTTTTCCCGGTAAGTGCCGTTATCATATCAATGGGCATTTTTTATGGAGGATTGGCACAGATAATTGCCGGAATACTATCATATAAAAACGGAAAAACATTTGCAGGAACTGCTTTCACTTCCTATGGTTTCTTTTGGCTTACTTTGGTTGGTATTTGGCTTTTTCCAAATACTGGATTTGAAATGGCAGGAACAACTCCTGCACCATTTTTCGGTTGTTATTTAACTCTTTGGGGGATTTTTACTGCTTTTATGTGGTGGGGAACTTGGGGTGGCAGCAAAGTACAGCAATTTGTCTTTTTATCATTAACCATTTTGTTTTTCGTTTTGGCTATAGAAAAATTTACCGGAATTGAAGCTTTATCTCCTGTTGCTGGTGTGATTGGTGTAATTTGTGGTAGCAGTGCTTTTTATTTAGCAGTAGCCGAACTTTTGGAAGAAACAAAAAACAAAAGAGTACTACCTTACTAA
- a CDS encoding o-succinylbenzoate synthase codes for MIASYHKYILNFKRPSGTSRGVMTEKETWFIVLEQNGKKGIGECGILRGLSIDDRPDYEEKLKWTCVNIHLGKDKLWDALLEFPSIQFGVEMAFLSLASETPFLLFPSSFTNGAKSIEINGLVWMGEEAFMKQQIEEKLVNGFRCIKLKIGAIDFDKELQLLRFIRQHFTAEQVEIRVDANGAFALNDALFKLSQLSEFKLHSIEQPIQKNNTDSMAELCKTTPFPIALDEELIGVFTAVKKEELLLKIKPQYIILKPSFVGGFQGTQEWISLAEKHNIGWWITSALESNIGLNAIAQWTFTLNNSMPQGLGTGALYTNNFDCPLLVSEGQLWYSSELDWNLEIDAF; via the coding sequence ATGATAGCGTCTTATCATAAATACATTCTAAACTTCAAACGTCCATCAGGAACTTCCCGTGGTGTAATGACCGAAAAAGAGACTTGGTTTATTGTTTTGGAGCAAAATGGTAAAAAGGGGATAGGTGAGTGTGGAATACTAAGAGGGCTGAGTATTGATGACCGTCCCGATTATGAGGAAAAATTGAAATGGACTTGCGTCAATATTCATCTCGGGAAAGATAAACTTTGGGATGCTTTATTAGAATTTCCTTCAATACAGTTTGGAGTCGAAATGGCGTTCCTGTCTTTGGCTAGTGAAACTCCTTTTTTACTTTTTCCTTCAAGCTTCACAAATGGTGCAAAATCAATCGAAATAAATGGGTTGGTTTGGATGGGAGAAGAGGCGTTTATGAAGCAACAAATCGAAGAGAAATTAGTCAATGGATTTCGATGTATTAAACTCAAAATTGGTGCCATAGATTTTGATAAAGAACTGCAATTATTGCGTTTTATTAGACAACATTTCACTGCGGAACAAGTCGAAATACGAGTTGATGCAAACGGTGCTTTTGCTTTAAATGATGCTTTATTTAAATTAAGTCAATTATCTGAATTTAAACTACATAGTATTGAGCAGCCGATTCAAAAAAACAACACTGACAGTATGGCAGAGTTGTGTAAAACGACACCTTTTCCTATTGCATTAGATGAAGAACTGATAGGAGTGTTTACAGCTGTTAAAAAAGAAGAATTGTTACTCAAAATAAAACCGCAATACATCATTTTGAAGCCTAGTTTTGTGGGTGGATTTCAGGGTACTCAAGAATGGATTTCCTTGGCTGAAAAACACAATATCGGGTGGTGGATTACTTCGGCTTTGGAAAGTAATATTGGATTGAATGCTATCGCTCAATGGACATTTACATTGAATAATTCAATGCCACAAGGATTAGGAACAGGGGCATTATATACCAATAATTTTGATTGTCCATTACTGGTTTCTGAAGGACAATTATGGTATAGTAGTGAATTGGATTGGAATTTGGAAATTGATGCTTTTTAG
- a CDS encoding M48 family metallopeptidase, producing MKKKYFLLFIALQFSINAFSQQDGYWDKDRSTTKEINVSARDRIIIKTEDLPLGTTEIVYRITLLDENQQLASSLVSVLKSIPDPTGISQGSAGAVFVLSKISGDDKCTYAIFSDDKLAAEYKDSGKTLESCLIQDEPVSKDAKRLSVDKSSCLNGNSTVLWFGFESKNWIMKQKIILEVVPWVDKKLSRGWSLDNRKSIIDQCKTSNLAQKMVNSDNFCVCVLDKIQTKYKYQEFQKLLPVERSKVFKDAGDNCFGETSTSSAVYADLRKEASLLIKKGKYGDAIEKLGVIINDGKATVLDYNAIGSSYLLTKQYGKALKYLKDGEKLDDTELLIQLNLAHAYLLNDNYKEAKKIYKKYQNQNVTDSLSWTQKTEQDILAFKKAGIQNEDFEKVLKLMKE from the coding sequence ATGAAGAAAAAATATTTTCTATTATTTATTGCGCTTCAATTCTCCATCAATGCTTTCTCGCAACAAGACGGTTATTGGGATAAAGACCGTTCCACTACCAAAGAAATTAATGTTTCGGCAAGAGATCGAATTATTATCAAAACTGAGGATTTGCCCCTTGGTACCACTGAAATTGTATATAGAATCACGCTTTTGGACGAAAATCAGCAACTGGCAAGCAGTTTGGTTTCTGTCTTAAAATCAATTCCCGATCCAACTGGAATCAGTCAGGGTTCTGCTGGAGCCGTTTTTGTCTTGTCAAAAATTTCTGGTGACGATAAATGTACTTATGCTATTTTTTCTGATGATAAATTAGCTGCAGAATATAAAGATTCGGGAAAAACTCTCGAATCCTGTTTGATTCAGGACGAACCAGTCAGTAAAGATGCCAAACGTCTTTCTGTTGATAAATCAAGTTGTCTTAACGGAAATTCTACCGTTTTATGGTTTGGTTTTGAAAGCAAGAATTGGATTATGAAGCAAAAAATTATTCTGGAAGTCGTGCCTTGGGTAGATAAAAAATTAAGCCGAGGATGGAGTTTGGATAACCGAAAATCCATTATTGATCAATGTAAAACCTCCAATTTGGCTCAAAAAATGGTTAATTCGGATAACTTTTGCGTATGCGTATTAGACAAAATTCAAACTAAGTACAAATACCAAGAGTTTCAAAAATTATTACCGGTAGAACGTTCCAAAGTTTTTAAAGATGCTGGAGATAATTGTTTTGGCGAAACGAGCACCTCTAGTGCGGTTTATGCCGACTTGCGTAAAGAAGCATCACTTTTGATAAAAAAGGGCAAATATGGTGATGCAATTGAGAAATTAGGGGTAATTATAAATGATGGTAAAGCTACAGTTCTGGATTATAATGCAATTGGGAGCAGTTATCTTTTGACCAAACAATACGGAAAGGCTTTAAAATACCTCAAAGATGGTGAAAAACTTGATGATACTGAGTTGTTGATTCAATTGAATTTAGCCCACGCCTATTTGCTAAATGATAATTACAAAGAAGCCAAAAAAATCTACAAGAAATACCAAAATCAAAACGTAACAGACAGCTTGAGTTGGACTCAAAAAACAGAACAAGATATTCTGGCTTTCAAAAAAGCTGGAATTCAGAACGAGGATTTTGAGAAAGTGCTGAAATTGATGAAAGAGTAA
- a CDS encoding metal-dependent hydrolase — translation MKITFYGHASLGIEVGGKHILVDPYISANPKAAHIDINTLKVDFILLTHAHGDHILDVEAIAKRTSAVIVSNAEIAGYYGKKGFQSHPMNHGGSWNFDFGKLKYVNAIHSSSFPDGSYGGNPGGFVIEGEHKNIYIAGDTALTMDMKLIPMRTKLDLAIFPIGDNFTMDVDDAIIASDFVECDKILGYHYDTFGYIEINHEEAIKKFFDKGKDLMLLEIGSFIEL, via the coding sequence ATGAAAATAACATTCTACGGTCACGCCTCTTTAGGAATTGAAGTTGGTGGTAAGCACATCCTTGTGGATCCTTATATTTCGGCAAATCCAAAAGCCGCACATATTGATATTAATACGCTAAAAGTAGATTTTATCTTATTGACTCACGCACACGGAGATCATATTCTGGATGTTGAAGCCATTGCGAAACGCACCAGTGCAGTGATTGTTTCTAATGCTGAAATCGCTGGATATTACGGTAAAAAAGGTTTTCAATCGCATCCTATGAATCATGGTGGAAGCTGGAATTTCGATTTCGGAAAACTAAAATATGTAAACGCCATTCACTCTAGTTCTTTTCCGGACGGAAGCTATGGTGGGAATCCTGGTGGTTTTGTAATCGAGGGTGAACATAAAAACATCTACATTGCTGGCGATACTGCACTTACAATGGATATGAAGCTCATTCCGATGCGCACCAAACTCGATTTGGCTATTTTTCCTATCGGTGATAATTTTACAATGGATGTGGATGATGCCATAATTGCCTCTGATTTTGTTGAATGTGATAAGATTCTAGGTTATCATTACGATACATTCGGGTATATCGAAATCAATCACGAGGAAGCCATCAAGAAATTCTTTGACAAAGGAAAAGACTTGATGTTACTAGAAATTGGCAGTTTTATCGAATTATAA